A region of Veillonellaceae bacterium DNA encodes the following proteins:
- a CDS encoding BCCT family transporter, which yields MDDSRKFPFRSTFNSWVTIPGIIVILAVVIACAAFPGSSGYYLNEAKQWITKSWGWLFILGVSCFVIFLLLLCVSKLGDIRLGDDDEEPEYPFLSWIAMLFAAGMGIGLMYFGVAEPISHYALPLDPNLSQGARAETAMLNTFFHWGIHAWAIYGVIGLALAYFGFRYHLPLTVRSGFYPLLKNHLDGALGRIIDITALCCTIFGITTTLGFGALQLGAGLKQIGFISNIDMPQLIVIITVSISFSILSAVSGVGKGVRHLINLLLALGLLLFVLFAGPSMMIMSDFTENLGEYIHNIIPLSFRTFAYDPENEGWFTSWTVVYWAWWIAWAPFVGMFIAKISRGRTIREFVLGVLFVPTLFNLLWMTIFGNSAIWVDLQTNGALSAISGETEALLFAFLNHLPLGSVTSFISVIIIALFFVTSADSGIFVINTIASYGKSGFPKWQSIFWGASLALLAIVLLYSGGLGALQAMTMVMALPFLIVMIVLCFCLWDGLLVDNGYFSRGLSVCTSYWTGSLWKERLHSMSKKPDLVNARKFIREVAVPAFEELADEMKKYGVEATVKYDSESLLPKAEFIIKQDSIRNFKYGIDCEIHNVSDFAIKNDSMPQVDSEVVYVPMSYFEDGRTGYPVRYMKKDEIIVDILRQYDRFTKLVSDKKHKLFIFDTED from the coding sequence TGGCAGTTGTGATTGCATGTGCTGCTTTCCCGGGATCTTCAGGTTACTATCTCAATGAAGCAAAACAATGGATTACCAAGTCTTGGGGCTGGCTCTTTATTCTTGGCGTATCCTGCTTCGTTATTTTTCTCCTTCTCCTCTGCGTCAGTAAATTAGGGGATATACGTCTTGGGGATGATGATGAAGAACCGGAGTATCCGTTTTTATCCTGGATTGCAATGCTTTTTGCTGCCGGCATGGGAATTGGACTTATGTACTTTGGCGTAGCCGAACCAATTTCTCATTATGCCCTTCCTCTTGATCCTAACCTGTCTCAGGGGGCTCGTGCTGAAACTGCCATGCTCAATACATTTTTCCATTGGGGAATACATGCTTGGGCAATTTATGGGGTTATCGGATTGGCATTAGCATATTTCGGGTTTCGATATCATTTGCCTTTGACGGTTAGAAGTGGCTTTTATCCACTGCTCAAAAATCATCTGGATGGTGCTCTTGGCAGGATTATTGATATAACTGCACTTTGCTGTACTATTTTTGGTATTACGACGACGTTGGGGTTTGGTGCGCTTCAGCTTGGAGCCGGATTGAAACAGATTGGCTTTATTTCTAATATTGATATGCCCCAACTTATAGTCATCATTACCGTGTCAATATCTTTCTCGATCTTATCAGCTGTATCAGGGGTGGGGAAAGGTGTCCGTCATTTAATTAATCTGCTCTTAGCACTAGGACTTCTGTTATTTGTCCTGTTTGCAGGACCATCTATGATGATTATGAGTGATTTCACTGAGAATCTTGGTGAGTATATCCATAATATTATTCCTTTGAGTTTCAGGACATTTGCCTATGATCCTGAAAATGAGGGATGGTTCACTTCCTGGACAGTTGTTTACTGGGCATGGTGGATTGCCTGGGCGCCATTTGTAGGCATGTTCATTGCAAAGATTTCCAGAGGCCGTACGATTCGCGAATTTGTCCTTGGGGTTTTGTTTGTACCGACTCTGTTCAATCTGCTTTGGATGACTATTTTTGGGAATAGTGCTATCTGGGTAGATTTGCAGACCAATGGAGCTCTTTCTGCAATTTCAGGTGAGACAGAAGCATTGCTTTTCGCTTTTCTGAATCATCTTCCGCTGGGCAGTGTAACATCTTTCATTTCTGTTATCATCATTGCATTATTCTTTGTAACATCAGCAGACTCTGGCATTTTTGTCATCAATACCATTGCTTCCTATGGCAAATCCGGATTCCCTAAATGGCAGAGTATTTTCTGGGGCGCATCTTTAGCCCTTCTTGCCATTGTTCTTTTATACTCCGGCGGTCTTGGGGCACTGCAGGCGATGACGATGGTTATGGCGCTTCCGTTCCTGATCGTCATGATTGTTCTTTGCTTCTGCTTGTGGGATGGCCTTTTGGTTGATAATGGATATTTCAGCCGCGGTCTTTCTGTTTGTACTTCATACTGGACTGGTTCCTTATGGAAGGAAAGACTTCATTCCATGTCTAAAAAACCAGATCTTGTGAATGCCAGGAAGTTTATCAGAGAAGTGGCTGTACCGGCTTTTGAAGAACTGGCGGATGAAATGAAAAAGTATGGTGTAGAAGCGACGGTTAAATATGATTCTGAATCACTGCTTCCTAAAGCTGAGTTTATTATTAAACAGGATTCTATCAGAAATTTTAAGTATGGTATTGATTGTGAAATCCATAACGTTTCTGACTTTGCCATCAAAAATGACTCCATGCCTCAAGTTGATAGTGAAGTTGTTTATGTTCCCATGAGTTATTTTGAGGATGGAAGAACTGGGTATCCTGTCCGCTATATGAAGAAAGATGAAATAATTGTTGATATATTGAGACAATATGATAGATTTACAAAACTGGTTTCTGATAAAAAACATAAACTTTTCATCTTCGATACAGAAGATTGA
- a CDS encoding prepilin peptidase codes for MDYFLIAYGALLLALSFFFGKYGSLWIDRLYLKNHSILSFPDAIGSRAKYRVKLLTLLFFLTGIRLFFVSQGIILVLSLALCGLLLLIIATDFEQYCIFNDMIIPLAAGGALCCALFLPIAIDHLIAAAAGGVLFLIIAILSRGALGGGDIKLIACLGLWMGTKTLFFIGMFGILFGGISALIMLLLGIKSRKSAFAYGPYFAIPAIALLLIRGL; via the coding sequence ATGGATTATTTCTTAATTGCTTATGGAGCGCTTTTACTGGCGCTGTCCTTTTTCTTTGGAAAGTATGGATCCCTGTGGATTGATAGGTTGTACCTCAAAAATCATTCGATTCTGTCATTTCCTGATGCAATCGGCAGTAGGGCAAAGTACAGAGTAAAGCTTCTGACGCTGCTGTTTTTCCTGACCGGTATCAGACTTTTCTTCGTTTCACAGGGAATTATTTTAGTCTTGTCGCTTGCACTTTGCGGATTGCTGCTTTTGATCATTGCAACCGATTTTGAACAGTACTGCATTTTTAATGACATGATCATTCCATTGGCGGCAGGGGGAGCACTTTGCTGCGCGCTGTTTCTCCCCATAGCCATTGATCATCTGATTGCTGCAGCGGCAGGAGGTGTGCTGTTTCTCATCATTGCAATATTGTCCCGTGGGGCACTGGGCGGCGGAGATATTAAGCTGATTGCGTGTCTTGGCTTATGGATGGGAACAAAGACATTATTCTTCATTGGAATGTTTGGAATTTTGTTTGGCGGTATTTCTGCTTTAATCATGCTGCTTCTTGGTATAAAGAGCAGGAAAAGCGCCTTCGCTTATGGTCCTTATTTTGCCATTCCTGCGATTGCACTTCTGCTGATCCGTGGATTATAA
- a CDS encoding pilus assembly protein TadG-related protein, with amino-acid sequence MDRDGNKIRPSAQKGVLLVFTALLLPVIFACAGLAVDLGNMYVHKSNLQNAVDAAALAGAAGYIAGEETAEDHPGANTLSDEYLKANLGREYQNLIVKDFQAQTVSGKTYYRVKVTQKSPVYFMTLLGLDPLTDVSADAVAQVGSAGSSSSGFGFKDLIVANHISDLGSIGPNYYYWWRDIFSPYLLGSYGIQATYDGNIVERGSDSPGYAFTPDAYNKTLGWAVADHNYFRLSDGGDTDYNSFYDSTERKFDDLYNANRSSVQKWNYTNQVIYGTGDYYEKTTSGNANVTIQGLDGESSKPIYVKIDSEANANKININIPETNNRPIVIIYTGTTKNGKGNGKGNNKPLILDINSSSNWYGPTTFTGVLYAPNADVVIQMGYGCEFRGSIYAGDLTVDSNMSRFTYMNILGGSSAGASTEKSKTKLIENSSLVWS; translated from the coding sequence ATGGACAGGGACGGGAATAAAATCCGCCCGTCTGCGCAGAAAGGCGTTCTTTTGGTGTTCACTGCATTGCTTCTGCCGGTAATTTTTGCTTGCGCAGGACTGGCAGTTGATTTAGGGAATATGTATGTCCATAAATCTAATTTGCAGAACGCTGTTGATGCAGCGGCTTTAGCAGGCGCGGCGGGTTATATTGCGGGCGAAGAGACAGCAGAGGACCATCCCGGAGCAAACACATTATCAGATGAATATCTGAAGGCAAATCTGGGAAGGGAATATCAAAACTTAATAGTCAAGGACTTTCAGGCGCAGACGGTTTCTGGGAAAACGTATTATCGTGTTAAGGTTACTCAGAAATCACCGGTTTATTTTATGACGCTGCTGGGGCTGGATCCGCTTACGGATGTATCTGCGGATGCAGTGGCGCAGGTGGGAAGCGCTGGAAGCTCATCAAGCGGGTTTGGCTTTAAGGATTTAATTGTAGCCAATCATATTTCAGATTTAGGCTCCATAGGTCCAAACTACTATTACTGGTGGAGAGATATTTTTTCACCTTATTTGTTGGGCTCATATGGGATTCAGGCAACCTATGACGGGAATATCGTTGAAAGAGGTTCGGATTCTCCTGGTTATGCTTTTACACCGGATGCATATAACAAAACCTTGGGATGGGCTGTAGCAGATCACAATTATTTCAGACTGTCTGACGGCGGTGATACGGATTACAATTCGTTTTATGATTCAACAGAAAGAAAGTTTGATGATTTATATAATGCGAACCGCTCTTCCGTTCAAAAATGGAATTACACCAATCAGGTCATTTATGGAACTGGGGATTATTACGAAAAAACAACTTCAGGGAATGCAAATGTAACGATACAGGGGCTGGATGGCGAGTCCAGCAAACCCATTTATGTCAAAATTGACAGTGAAGCTAATGCAAATAAGATCAATATAAATATACCTGAAACAAATAACAGACCCATTGTTATCATCTATACAGGAACGACGAAAAATGGTAAGGGAAATGGAAAAGGGAATAATAAACCTCTTATTCTAGACATCAATAGCAGCTCGAACTGGTATGGGCCGACTACTTTTACTGGTGTTTTATATGCACCGAATGCTGATGTTGTTATTCAAATGGGATATGGATGCGAATTTCGTGGTTCCATTTATGCGGGGGATTTGACTGTTGATTCAAACATGTCTCGTTTTACATATATGAATATATTAGGAGGATCTTCAGCAGGGGCAAGCACAGAAAAATCGAAGACCAAGTTGATTGAAAACTCCAGCTTGGTGTGGAGCTAG